In Vespa crabro chromosome 14, iyVesCrab1.2, whole genome shotgun sequence, the following are encoded in one genomic region:
- the LOC124429225 gene encoding uncharacterized protein LOC124429225 isoform X1 — translation MLQDTTVETFARGLIDRIVFEASDKIKIRFNKGPKEIITRSLETLACTYISVYFYAEASHSHTRRNETYMSYNEGEGKEVTESLVHGLRGVQIGDSSYILSCPMSLLECQMRRNACFVDGTTNDNTFVEMSDIQGQGDVEPIAYDAAAESSKKKSTKPTTYTKEIEQSGTNDAATKVSVNLLHRMIEELEIVAEETILNRNDPDKGIKEEITIWEEKEEKLIRIIENNEGSHESIIEETQSIRQFVDEDRDEVKSSMMISGASSSRNLSFDEVYLEENVTEYPPKQMSIDEIEETRDIFSETKETDKTIKSKKKKKKKKKKKKRESLGRRLKRFFLKRFKRGKN, via the exons ATGCTCCAAGACACCACGGTGGAGACGTTCGCACGAGGCCTGATAGATCGGATAGTATTTGAAGCttctgataaaattaaaatacgattCAATAAAGGTCCTAAGGAAATCATTACACGATCGTTGGAGACATTGGCATGTACTTATATATCGGTTTATTTTTATGCAGAAGCGTCGCACAGTCATACGCGACGCAATGAAACGTATATGAGCTACAACgagggagaaggaaaggaagtgACAGAGAGTTTGGTCCATGGCCTGCGAGGTGTGCAAATTGGTGACTCGTCTTATATATTGTCCTGTCCCATGTCACTTTTGGAATGTCAG ATGAGAAGAAATGCATGCTTCGTCGATGGCACAACGAACGATAATACGTTCGTCGAGATGTCCGACATCCAAGGTCAGGGTGACGTCGAGCCGATCGCGTACGATGCCGCCGCCGAGtcgtcgaagaagaaaagtacaaAGCCAACGACATATACCAAAGAAATAGAGCAATCTGGTACTAACGATGCCGCCACCAAAGTATCTGTCAATTTACTGCACCGAATGATCGAAGAGTTGGAAATCGTGGCCGAGGAGACGATCCTAAATCGCAACGATCCTGATAAAGGgatcaaagaagaaattacgatttgggaggaaaaggaggaaaaattgATTAggataatcgaaaataacgaaggaTCGCATGAGAGCATCATCGAGGAAACTCAATCGATCAGGCAATTCGTGGACGAGGACAGGGACGAAGTGAAGTCATCGATGATGATATCAGGTGCTTCCTCTTCGAGGAATCTTTCGTTCGATGAGGTTTATCTCGAGGAAAATGTAACGGAGTATCCGCCAAAGCAAATGTCCATTGACGAAATCGAAGAAACTCGTGATATCTTTTCGGAAACGAAAGAAACCGACAAGACAATCaagtcgaagaagaagaagaagaagaagaagaagaagaagaaaagggagagcTTGGGTCGAAGGCTCAAGAGGTTCTTCCTAAAGAGATTCAAGCGTGGAAAGAATTGA
- the LOC124429225 gene encoding uncharacterized protein LOC124429225 isoform X2, with product MLQDTTVETFARGLIDRIVFEASDKIKIRFNKEASHSHTRRNETYMSYNEGEGKEVTESLVHGLRGVQIGDSSYILSCPMSLLECQMRRNACFVDGTTNDNTFVEMSDIQGQGDVEPIAYDAAAESSKKKSTKPTTYTKEIEQSGTNDAATKVSVNLLHRMIEELEIVAEETILNRNDPDKGIKEEITIWEEKEEKLIRIIENNEGSHESIIEETQSIRQFVDEDRDEVKSSMMISGASSSRNLSFDEVYLEENVTEYPPKQMSIDEIEETRDIFSETKETDKTIKSKKKKKKKKKKKKRESLGRRLKRFFLKRFKRGKN from the exons ATGCTCCAAGACACCACGGTGGAGACGTTCGCACGAGGCCTGATAGATCGGATAGTATTTGAAGCttctgataaaattaaaatacgattCAATAAAG AAGCGTCGCACAGTCATACGCGACGCAATGAAACGTATATGAGCTACAACgagggagaaggaaaggaagtgACAGAGAGTTTGGTCCATGGCCTGCGAGGTGTGCAAATTGGTGACTCGTCTTATATATTGTCCTGTCCCATGTCACTTTTGGAATGTCAG ATGAGAAGAAATGCATGCTTCGTCGATGGCACAACGAACGATAATACGTTCGTCGAGATGTCCGACATCCAAGGTCAGGGTGACGTCGAGCCGATCGCGTACGATGCCGCCGCCGAGtcgtcgaagaagaaaagtacaaAGCCAACGACATATACCAAAGAAATAGAGCAATCTGGTACTAACGATGCCGCCACCAAAGTATCTGTCAATTTACTGCACCGAATGATCGAAGAGTTGGAAATCGTGGCCGAGGAGACGATCCTAAATCGCAACGATCCTGATAAAGGgatcaaagaagaaattacgatttgggaggaaaaggaggaaaaattgATTAggataatcgaaaataacgaaggaTCGCATGAGAGCATCATCGAGGAAACTCAATCGATCAGGCAATTCGTGGACGAGGACAGGGACGAAGTGAAGTCATCGATGATGATATCAGGTGCTTCCTCTTCGAGGAATCTTTCGTTCGATGAGGTTTATCTCGAGGAAAATGTAACGGAGTATCCGCCAAAGCAAATGTCCATTGACGAAATCGAAGAAACTCGTGATATCTTTTCGGAAACGAAAGAAACCGACAAGACAATCaagtcgaagaagaagaagaagaagaagaagaagaagaagaaaagggagagcTTGGGTCGAAGGCTCAAGAGGTTCTTCCTAAAGAGATTCAAGCGTGGAAAGAATTGA
- the LOC124429226 gene encoding myosin light chain alkali isoform X1 has protein sequence MADLSPKDVEKAEFAFSIYDADGTNVVDCVDLGNVLRALNLNPTNATIEKLGGTKKKGEKKMKLDEFLPIFSQCKKDKEQGCFEDFVECLKLYDKQENGTMLAAELSHTLLSLGERLADNEVETVLKDCMDPEDDDGFIPYTPFLRRLCDRTQEES, from the exons ATG GCAGACCTCAGCCCCAAGGACGTTGAGA AAGCAGAATTTGCTTTCTCTATCTACGATGCCGATGGTACCAACGTCGTCGACTGCGTCGACCTTGGAAACGTTCTACGAGCCTTGAACCTCAATCCAACAAATGCAACAATTGAAAAACTGGGCGGTACCAAGAAGAAAGgcgagaagaagatgaagttGGACGAGTTCCTGCCAATCTTCAGCCAGTGCAAAAAGGACAAGGAGCAAGGTTGTTTCGAGGACTTTGTCGAGTGTCTCAAGCTTTACGACAAGCAAGAAAATGGTACCATGTTAGCCGCCGAATTGTCTCATACGTTACTCTCGCTCG GCGAGCGCCTTGCCGATAACGAAGTCGAGACGGTGTTAAAGGATTGCATGGATCCGGAAGACGACGATGGATTCATCCCTTATACTC CGTTCCTACGCAGATTGTGCGATAGAACGCAAGAGGAATCATAG
- the LOC124429225 gene encoding uncharacterized protein LOC124429225 isoform X3, with protein MSYNEGEGKEVTESLVHGLRGVQIGDSSYILSCPMSLLECQMRRNACFVDGTTNDNTFVEMSDIQGQGDVEPIAYDAAAESSKKKSTKPTTYTKEIEQSGTNDAATKVSVNLLHRMIEELEIVAEETILNRNDPDKGIKEEITIWEEKEEKLIRIIENNEGSHESIIEETQSIRQFVDEDRDEVKSSMMISGASSSRNLSFDEVYLEENVTEYPPKQMSIDEIEETRDIFSETKETDKTIKSKKKKKKKKKKKKRESLGRRLKRFFLKRFKRGKN; from the exons ATGAGCTACAACgagggagaaggaaaggaagtgACAGAGAGTTTGGTCCATGGCCTGCGAGGTGTGCAAATTGGTGACTCGTCTTATATATTGTCCTGTCCCATGTCACTTTTGGAATGTCAG ATGAGAAGAAATGCATGCTTCGTCGATGGCACAACGAACGATAATACGTTCGTCGAGATGTCCGACATCCAAGGTCAGGGTGACGTCGAGCCGATCGCGTACGATGCCGCCGCCGAGtcgtcgaagaagaaaagtacaaAGCCAACGACATATACCAAAGAAATAGAGCAATCTGGTACTAACGATGCCGCCACCAAAGTATCTGTCAATTTACTGCACCGAATGATCGAAGAGTTGGAAATCGTGGCCGAGGAGACGATCCTAAATCGCAACGATCCTGATAAAGGgatcaaagaagaaattacgatttgggaggaaaaggaggaaaaattgATTAggataatcgaaaataacgaaggaTCGCATGAGAGCATCATCGAGGAAACTCAATCGATCAGGCAATTCGTGGACGAGGACAGGGACGAAGTGAAGTCATCGATGATGATATCAGGTGCTTCCTCTTCGAGGAATCTTTCGTTCGATGAGGTTTATCTCGAGGAAAATGTAACGGAGTATCCGCCAAAGCAAATGTCCATTGACGAAATCGAAGAAACTCGTGATATCTTTTCGGAAACGAAAGAAACCGACAAGACAATCaagtcgaagaagaagaagaagaagaagaagaagaagaagaaaagggagagcTTGGGTCGAAGGCTCAAGAGGTTCTTCCTAAAGAGATTCAAGCGTGGAAAGAATTGA
- the LOC124429226 gene encoding myosin light chain alkali isoform X2 yields MADLSPKDVEKAEFAFSIYDADGTNVVDCVDLGNVLRALNLNPTNATIEKLGGTKKKGEKKMKLDEFLPIFSQCKKDKEQGCFEDFVECLKLYDKQENGTMLAAELSHTLLSLGERLADNEVETVLKDCMDPEDDDGFIPYTPFLKKMMVLL; encoded by the exons ATG GCAGACCTCAGCCCCAAGGACGTTGAGA AAGCAGAATTTGCTTTCTCTATCTACGATGCCGATGGTACCAACGTCGTCGACTGCGTCGACCTTGGAAACGTTCTACGAGCCTTGAACCTCAATCCAACAAATGCAACAATTGAAAAACTGGGCGGTACCAAGAAGAAAGgcgagaagaagatgaagttGGACGAGTTCCTGCCAATCTTCAGCCAGTGCAAAAAGGACAAGGAGCAAGGTTGTTTCGAGGACTTTGTCGAGTGTCTCAAGCTTTACGACAAGCAAGAAAATGGTACCATGTTAGCCGCCGAATTGTCTCATACGTTACTCTCGCTCG GCGAGCGCCTTGCCGATAACGAAGTCGAGACGGTGTTAAAGGATTGCATGGATCCGGAAGACGACGATGGATTCATCCCTTATACTC CATTCTTGAAGAAGATGATGGTGCTTTTGTAA